Proteins found in one Triticum aestivum cultivar Chinese Spring chromosome 4D, IWGSC CS RefSeq v2.1, whole genome shotgun sequence genomic segment:
- the LOC123097678 gene encoding probable nicotianamine synthase 6, translating to MHSFASSIDECSRRQAATYTPCSSFHSSPSSPIHQLHSTPVPQSSSSTRQVPGKMDAQNKEVAALVHKITGLHAAIAKLPSLSPSPDVDALFTDLVTACVPPSPVDVTKLGPEAQEMREGLIRLCSEAEGKLEAHYSDMLAAFDNPLDHLGIFPYYSNYINLSKLEYELLARYVPGGIAPARVAFIGSGPLPFSSYVLAARHLPDTMFDNYDLCGAANDRASKLFRADKDVGARMSFHTADVADLAGELAAYDVVFLAALVGMAAEDKAKVIAHLGAHMADGAALVVRSAHGARGFLYPIVDPQDIGRGGFEVLAVCHPDDDVVNSVIIAQKSKDMHANEHRNGRGGQYARGTVPVVSPPCRFGEMVADAAQKREEFANAEVAF from the coding sequence ATGCACAGCTTTGCCAGCTCCATCGATGAGTGCTCTAGACGGCAGGCAGCTACATATACCCCGTGCTCCTCGTTCCATAGCTCACCAAGCAGCCCGATCCACCAACTCCACTCCACTCCTGTGCCTCAGAGTTCATCAAGTACTCGTCAGGTACCAGGTAAAATGGATGCCCAGAACAAGGAGGTCGCCGCCCTGGTCCACAAGATCACCGGCCTCCACGCCGCCATCGCCAAGCTGCCGTCCCTCAGCCCATCCCCCGACGTCGACGCGCTCTTCACCGACCTGGTCACCGCGTGCGTCCCCCCGAGCCCCGTGGACGTGACCAAGCTCGGCCCGGAGGCGCAGGAGATGCGGGAGGGCCTCATCCGCCTCTGCTCCGAGGCCGAGGGGAAGCTGGAGGCGCACTACTCCGACATGCTCGCCGCCTTCGACAACCCGCTCGACCACCTCGGCATCTTCCCCTACTACAGCAACTACATCAACCTCAGCAAGCTGGAGTACGAGCTCCTGGCGCGCTACGTGCCCGGCGGCATCGCCCCGGCCCGCGTCGCCTTCATCGGCTCCGGCCCGCTGCCGTTCAGCTCCTACGTCCTCGCCGCCCGCCACCTGCCCGACACCATGTTCGACAACTACGACCTGTGCGGCGCGGCCAACGACCGCGCGAGCAAGCTGTTCCGCGCCGACAAGGACGTGGGCGCCCGCATGTCGTTCCACACCGCCGACgtcgcggacctcgccggcgagctcgccgcgtACGACGTCGTCTTCCTGGCCGCGCTCGTGGGCATGGCTGCCGAGGACAAGGCCAAGGTGATCGCGCACCTCGGCGCGCACATGGCGGACGGGGCGGCCCTCGTCGTGCGCAGCGCGCACGGCGCGCGTGGGTTCCTGTACCCGATCGTCGATCCCCAGGACATCGGCCGAGGCGGGTTCGAGGTGCTGGCCGTGTGTCACCCCGACGACGACGTGGTGAACTCCGTCATCATCGCACAGAAGTCCAAGGACATGCATGCCAATGAACATCGCAACGGGCGTGGTGGACAGTACGCGCGGGGCACGGTGCCGGTGGTGAGCCCACCGTGCAGGTTCGGCGAGATGGTGGCGGACGCGGCCCAGAAGAGAGAGGAGTTCGCCAACGCTGAAGTGGCCTTCTGA